One Sediminispirochaeta bajacaliforniensis DSM 16054 genomic window, TGATACCGGTTCTTTCCGCCCTTGAGAATGTTTCTCTTCCGTTGGTACTGCTTGGAATAGAAAAGAAGGAGGCCCGGCAGCAGTCGCTTCGGGCTTTGGAAGAGGTCGGGCTGGGAGGTATGGAACATCGTCGGCCCAAGGAGATGTCCGGCGGTCAGCAACAACGGGTGGCGATTGCCCGTGCGCTGGTGAAAAAGCCGTCTCTGATCCTCGCTGATGAACCCACCGCTAATCTCGATTCGACCACAGGCAGGGCTATTCTCGATCTTATGCTTGCGTTGAATGAGAAAGAAGGAACGACTTTTATCTTTTCCACACACGATCCCATGGTAATGGAGTTTGCCCGCCGTTTGATAATGCTTCGGGACGGGATGGTTGAATCGGAGAGTCGACGATGAGGTATTCCATCTCGGCAACCGTTGCCTCGATGGCATTACGGAATCTTGCACGGCATCGTGTCAAAACGGTTATTACCGCCCTTGCTGTGGCAGTAAGTGTCGCACTCTATATTTTCATGGATGGATGGCTGCTTGGGATGAACCTCGATTCACGTCGGAATATCGTCTCCTATGAGATGGGGGCGGCAAAGATCCAGACCAAGGCCTATTTCAGCAAGAAAGATGAGCTTCCCATGTACGAGAGTTTTACCGGCTGGCAAGGCATAGCCTCGGCCCTGGAGCGCTCGGGCTATGATGCGGCCCCCCGTTTCGTATTCTCAGGTACCCTCTATTCCCGTACCGGTTCCGCTCCCATCCTCTTTAACGCTATGGATCCCAAACGGGAACACAGGCTTTTGCGCTACACCGATTTTGTAGATGCCGGCCGCTTCCCTCGCTCCGGAAGCTTTGAAATTGCTCTCGGGACAATGGCCGCGGAAAAATTACATGTAGGTATTCCTCGGCGCCCTTCGGAGAACCTTTGGGAGGATGAGGTCCTTGCCGCCACCCGGAATGAAGAGGAGCGGGACTTTGTTCAGGGGCTCTATACCGAACGCTTTGAATCCGGAGAGGCCAAGATGGCCCTTCGCGACGATGTAACACATGAGGAGATCAATCGCCTATGGGATATCCTGTATGCTTCGGGGCGGATGGATGTACGGATATCGACGGTCATCGACATGATTGCCGCTCCCGAGAAAATTCGTGAGGAGCGTTTTGAGGAGGATTTGCTGCCGTCCCTTACGGCCGAGGACCGTCAGTTGATACAATCGGCCTATACACAGGATCCCTTAGTTGGTGATTATCTTCTTTCTACGGACGACAGCGATCTTCTCGACCGGGTCTTAAAGGCGATGACTGCAGCCGACTATTCCGGTGCCATCCGCCATGTAAATCAGCTCATTGATGCGGTGGTCGTCGGCATTATCAATTCACCGAATCCGAAGACAAACGGAAATATAGCATATATCCCTCTCGATGCCCTTCAGGGAACAGGCGGACTCATGTTGGACGGCGCCGTGACCGAGCTCTTGGTCCGGGCCTCGAACGCAAAGGATTCTGTTCTTCCTGGAAGCTTTGAGAGCCCTGATACGATTAAGTCGGCCCTTGTGAGCTCGCTTGCCGAAGAGGGGAAACGGTTTCCTTCCGAGCTTGTCGTCAAGGGGTGGGAAGATTATTCCGCCGATTATTTCGCGGCTTCCGCCGGGGACCATGTCTCTACCCGCATCATGGCGCTTTTTCTCTTTCTTCTTTCGTTCATCGGCATTGCAAATACCATGCTGATGGCGGTGCTTGAACGGACAAAAGAGATTGGTATGATGCGTGCCCTCGGAATGACTGACGGTCAGCTTCTTTTCTCTTATGTGTTGGAGGCTGGTCTTGTCGGCCTTATCGGCGCTTCGGTGGGCGTGCTCTTGGGCTGTCTGATCAATATTCCCATGGTACATACCGGTATCGACTTTTCTTCCCTTGCAAAGCAGGCGGGTGGTGATTTTGGGTATCGTATTACCTCGCAGTTTCGGTCGGCATGGAACCCCAAGGTGATTGTGGGCACCGCTTTTATAGCAACGCTTCTTTCCGCTCTTATGGCCTTGCCTCCCACCTTCAGGGCTCTGCGGATGCCTGTCACCGAAAGCCTTCGTTTTGAGTGAGGAGCAGATAATGGAGAATGTCATGGATAAAGAGCTGCGGGGGCAAGGTGATTTTCTCACCCTATCGACCATAGCGTATCGTAATATTTGGCGAAACGGTAGAAGGACAATCCTTTGTATTATCGCCGTTGCCGTTGCCGTCTTTTTTAATATTTTTATGCAGGCCTGGATTTCCGGGATGATAGAGGGGATAGAGGAGGCTGTAAGGACCTATGAAACCGGCCATGTCAATGTAGTTAGCAACCTGTTTGAAGAGGAACGGGAATACTATCCGGTTCAGTATCCCATTGCCGACGGGAAAAGTGCTACCGAACTCTCTGCCGAGATCGAGGCTCTTCCCGGTGTAAAGGCCGCCTTGCCGAGGATTACCACGTATGCCTCGCTTTTCGATAGTACGGTAAAACACGCCTTGCTTTGGGGCATTGATATACAGCGGGAGCGTGCGGTAAATGTTTTTAATTTGACCGATCGTGACGATGGTTTGATCGAAGGCCGTTTTCCCAGGGCCGGGAGTAACGAATGCGCCGTGGGCCTTGAGTTTGCACGGAAGGCCGGGGTGAAGATCGGAGACCCAATACCTTTAAAAACAGTGTCCGCACAGTTTTCCGATAAATACTGGCGACCTGTGATAACAGGAATATTTGCGTTCGATTATCGAAAGTTCGACGAAGAGGTTATTCTCGTCCCCATTGATCGCCTCCAACGCATCCTTGTCTTGGGGGAGGCTACCCAACAGATGTTCATCTATGCCGAAAATGCCGATGATGCCCTCCGTTTACGGGATGAAGTTGCGAAGATGTTAGGGCCGGGGCAAACGGTTCGCGAATGGGGGGATAACTACTGGGTTGCTTATATGCGGCAGACCTCCTTTCTGTATGTCATTGTCTTTCTTGTTTTTCAAATTGTCGCCAGTTTTCTGATTATCAACACCGTTCTGATGATCATTCATGAGCGTATTAAGGAAATCGGTATGATGGGAGCCTTGGGGATGACTCGCAGAGAGATCGTTACCGTCTTCTTTCTGGAAGCTGTCTTTCTGAGCGTTTTGGGATCTGCCGTCGGCATGTTCTTCGGCGGGCTCGTAACATGGATAGGCTCTCTATTTCCTCTGGATATGGATACCTTTACCGGAGGCGGCATGAAGGAATTTCCCGTCTCAGGTACCATTTTCATCACCTTCTCTCCGAAGATTCTCATGGAAGGGTTTGTCTTCGGTATCCTTGTCTCTTCCCTTTGTACGCTGATTCCTTCGTTGAAAAGTGCCTTCATTGAACCGGTAGAGGCCCTTCGGCGATGAGTCCTCATCAAAATGCCCGAGCAATATCATGGGCAAAGGAGTGTACGATGCAAAAGTATAATAGCTGCGGAAGATCCGAGATTGTGCCGGTGGTGCTGCTATGTGCTGCAGTTTTTTCTTTTTTCTTCTTATCCCCCGCGGTGGTGGAGGGCGAACCTTCAGCCGCCGAGCTGTTGGCACAAGTGGACGATAACGAGGTCTACGATACCATTACCTATACCGGGGAGATGATCATCG contains:
- a CDS encoding ABC transporter ATP-binding protein; amino-acid sequence: MGVVDTIALYKDYELNDLKIHALRGVSLSFEAGAFAAVAGPSGSGKSTFLHLVGCLDTPTAGSLSVDEREVASLSRNQSALLRRQKIGFIFQAYNLIPVLSALENVSLPLVLLGIEKKEARQQSLRALEEVGLGGMEHRRPKEMSGGQQQRVAIARALVKKPSLILADEPTANLDSTTGRAILDLMLALNEKEGTTFIFSTHDPMVMEFARRLIMLRDGMVESESRR
- a CDS encoding ABC transporter permease; amino-acid sequence: MRYSISATVASMALRNLARHRVKTVITALAVAVSVALYIFMDGWLLGMNLDSRRNIVSYEMGAAKIQTKAYFSKKDELPMYESFTGWQGIASALERSGYDAAPRFVFSGTLYSRTGSAPILFNAMDPKREHRLLRYTDFVDAGRFPRSGSFEIALGTMAAEKLHVGIPRRPSENLWEDEVLAATRNEEERDFVQGLYTERFESGEAKMALRDDVTHEEINRLWDILYASGRMDVRISTVIDMIAAPEKIREERFEEDLLPSLTAEDRQLIQSAYTQDPLVGDYLLSTDDSDLLDRVLKAMTAADYSGAIRHVNQLIDAVVVGIINSPNPKTNGNIAYIPLDALQGTGGLMLDGAVTELLVRASNAKDSVLPGSFESPDTIKSALVSSLAEEGKRFPSELVVKGWEDYSADYFAASAGDHVSTRIMALFLFLLSFIGIANTMLMAVLERTKEIGMMRALGMTDGQLLFSYVLEAGLVGLIGASVGVLLGCLINIPMVHTGIDFSSLAKQAGGDFGYRITSQFRSAWNPKVIVGTAFIATLLSALMALPPTFRALRMPVTESLRFE
- a CDS encoding ABC transporter permease translates to MENVMDKELRGQGDFLTLSTIAYRNIWRNGRRTILCIIAVAVAVFFNIFMQAWISGMIEGIEEAVRTYETGHVNVVSNLFEEEREYYPVQYPIADGKSATELSAEIEALPGVKAALPRITTYASLFDSTVKHALLWGIDIQRERAVNVFNLTDRDDGLIEGRFPRAGSNECAVGLEFARKAGVKIGDPIPLKTVSAQFSDKYWRPVITGIFAFDYRKFDEEVILVPIDRLQRILVLGEATQQMFIYAENADDALRLRDEVAKMLGPGQTVREWGDNYWVAYMRQTSFLYVIVFLVFQIVASFLIINTVLMIIHERIKEIGMMGALGMTRREIVTVFFLEAVFLSVLGSAVGMFFGGLVTWIGSLFPLDMDTFTGGGMKEFPVSGTIFITFSPKILMEGFVFGILVSSLCTLIPSLKSAFIEPVEALRR